The following coding sequences lie in one Arabidopsis thaliana chromosome 3, partial sequence genomic window:
- the ADSS gene encoding adenylosuccinate synthase (adenylosuccinate synthase (ADSS); FUNCTIONS IN: adenylosuccinate synthase activity; INVOLVED IN: response to cadmium ion, purine ribonucleotide biosynthetic process, AMP biosynthetic process; LOCATED IN: apoplast, chloroplast stroma, chloroplast; EXPRESSED IN: 25 plant structures; EXPRESSED DURING: 14 growth stages; CONTAINS InterPro DOMAIN/s: Adenylosuccinate synthase, active site (InterPro:IPR018220), Adenylosuccinate synthetase (InterPro:IPR001114); Has 10496 Blast hits to 10490 proteins in 2781 species: Archae - 222; Bacteria - 5613; Metazoa - 213; Fungi - 143; Plants - 71; Viruses - 18; Other Eukaryotes - 4216 (source: NCBI BLink).), whose translation MSLSSLTLDSNPRFAVGGPYHRRYPPLHHPRSFVSCSAKRPAVSASLSVAADSAATESLGRIGSLSQVSGVLGCQWGDEGKGKLVDILAQHFDIVARCQGGANAGHTIYNSEGKKFALHLVPSGILNEDTTCVIGNGVVVHLPGLFKEIDGLESNGVSCKGRILVSDRAHLLFDFHQEVDGLRESELAKSFIGTTKRGIGPAYSSKVIRNGIRVGDLRHMDTLPQKLDLLLSDAAARFQGFKYTPEMLREEVEAYKRYADRLEPYITDTVHFINDSISQKKKVLVEGGQATMLDIDFGTYPFVTSSSPSAGGICTGLGIAPSVVGDLIGVVKAYTTRVGSGPFPTENLGTGGDLLRLAGQEFGTTTGRPRRCGWLDIVALKFSCQINGFASLNLTKLDVLSDLNEIQLGVAYKRSDGTPVKSFPGDLRLLEELHVEYEVLPGWKSDISSVRNYSDLPKAAQQYVERIEELVGVPIHYIGIGPGRDALIYK comes from the exons ATGTCTCTCTCTTCCCTCACTCTCGACTCCAATCCAAGATTCGCTGTTGGTGGACCTTATCACCGCCGTTATCCTCCTCTTCACCACCCTCGAAGCTTCGTCTCTTGCTCTGCTAAACGTCCAGCTGTCTCCGCTTCACTGAGCGTCGCCGCTGATTCAGCCGCCACTGAGTCTCTTGGACGGATTGGATCACTGAGTCAAGTATCTGGTGTACTCGGTTGCCAATGGGGAGATGAAGGTAAAGGCAAACTCGTTGACATCTTAGCCCAACACTTTGACATCGTTGCTCGTTGTCAG GGTGGAGCTAATGCTGGACACACTATATACAATTCAGAGGGAAAGAAATTTGCACTTCACCTTGTGCCTTCAGGTATCCTGAATGAGGATACTACTTGTGTCATTGGAAACGGAGTTGTGGTGCATTTGCCAGGTCTCTTCAAAGAGATTGATGGTTTGGAGTCCAATGGTGTCTCCTGTAAAGGAAGGATTTTGGTCTCTGATCGCGCTCACTTGTTATTCGATTTCCATCAAGAGGTTGATGGGCTCAGGGAATCTGAGCTTGCCAAGTCGTTCATTGGCACCACCAAGAGGGGAATTGGTCCTGCCTACTCTAGTAAAGTGATAAGGAATGGTATTAGAGTAGGTGATCTCAGGCACATGGATACTTTACCTCAAAAGCTTGACCTTTTACTATCAGATGCAGCGGCAAGGTTTCAAGGGTTCAAGTATACTCCTGAAATGCTTCGGGAAGAAGTTGAAGCATACAAGAGATACGCTGACAGATTGGAGCCCTACATTACTGACACTGTCCATTTCATCAATGACTCGATTTCgcagaagaaaaaggttttggtCGAAGGTGGTCAAGCTACAATGTTGGACATTGACTTTGGGACTTATCCTTTTGTTACTTCCTCCAGCCCCTCAGCCGGTGGGATCTGCACAGGTCTTGGTATTGCACCAAGTGTTGTTGGTGATCTAATTGGAGTG GTAAAAGCATACACTACAAGAGTTGGTTCAGGTCCATTCCCGACAGAAAATTTGGGCACAGGTGGTGACCTTCTTAGGTTAGCTGGACAGGAGTTTGGCACTACAACTGGTCGTCCTCGTCGGTGTGGCTGGCTTGACATTGTTGCCCTGAAATTTTCTTGCCAAATCAATGGATTTGCATCACTTAATCTCACTAAGCTTGATGTACTTTCGGATCTGAACGAAATCCAGCTGGGTGTGGCTTACAAGAGGAGTGACGGCACCCCTGTTAAATCATTCCCTGGTGATCTTCGTCTTCTCGAAGAACTGCAT GTGGAGTATGAAGTCTTACCTGGGTGGAAGTCTGACATATCCTCGGTCAGAAACTACTCTGATCTTCCAAAGGCTGCTCAGCAATATGTTGAGAGGATTGAAGAACTCGTGGGTGTGCCCATTCATTACATTGGTATTGGGCCCGGTCGTGATGCccttatatataaatga
- a CDS encoding glyoxal oxidase-related protein (glyoxal oxidase-related protein; FUNCTIONS IN: molecular_function unknown; INVOLVED IN: biological_process unknown; LOCATED IN: endomembrane system; EXPRESSED IN: leaf whorl, sepal, flower; EXPRESSED DURING: petal differentiation and expansion stage; CONTAINS InterPro DOMAIN/s: Galactose oxidase/kelch, beta-propeller (InterPro:IPR011043), Galactose oxidase, beta-propeller (InterPro:IPR015916), Immunoglobulin-like fold (InterPro:IPR013783), Immunoglobulin E-set (InterPro:IPR014756), Glyoxal oxidase, N-terminal (InterPro:IPR009880), Domain of unknown function DUF1929 (InterPro:IPR015202); BEST Arabidopsis thaliana protein match is: glyoxal oxidase-related protein (TAIR:AT1G14430.1); Has 876 Blast hits to 857 proteins in 171 species: Archae - 0; Bacteria - 347; Metazoa - 2; Fungi - 241; Plants - 265; Viruses - 0; Other Eukaryotes - 21 (source: NCBI BLink).): MINSKNTFIVATTILCLSMAILSEGQANPFLLQLDRWEMLLPSIGISAMHMQLLHNGMVIMFDRTDFGTSNVSLPGGICRYDPTDTAEKFDCSAHSVLYDVVSNTYRPLNVQTDTWCSSGAVLPNGTLVQTGGYNDGERAARMFSPCGYSDTCDWIEFPQYLSQRRWYATNQILPDGRIIVVGGRRQFNYELFPRHDSRSRSSRLEFLRETSDGSNENNLYPFIHLLPDGNLFVFANTRSIVFDYKKNRIVKEFPEIPGGDPRNYPSSGSSILFPLDDTNDANVEVEIMVCGGSPKGGFSRGFTRATSTCGRLKLSDQSPSWEMETMPLPRVMGDMLLLPTGDVIIVNGAGAGTAGWEKARDPIIQPVIYQPFDHLFTVMSTPSRPRMYHSSAILLPDGRVLVGGSNPHVYYNFTNVEYPTDLSLEAYSPPYLFFTSDPIRPKILLTSDKVLSYKRLFNVDFSIAQFLTVDLLSVRIVAPSFTTHSFAMNQRMVILKLLSVTRDQLTNSYRVSALGPSTAEIAPPGYYMIFLVHAGIPSSAAWVQIE; encoded by the coding sequence ATGATCAACTCCAAAAATACATTCATCGTCGCTACAACCATCTTATGCCTCTCCATGGCCATATTATCCGAAGGTCAAGCTAACCCTTTTCTATTGCAACTCGATCGGTGGGAAATGTTGCTACCGAGCATCGGTATATCCGCCATGCACATGCAACTCCTCCACAACGGCATGGTTATAATGTTCGACCGTACCGATTTCGGTACCTCAAATGTTTCTCTACCCGGAGGCATATGTCGTTACGACCCTACTGACACCGCAGAAAAGTTCGATTGCAGCGCACACTCAGTTCTCTACGATGTTGTCTCCAACACATACCGTCCTTTGAATGTCCAAACAGATACATGGTGTTCTTCTGGTGCGGTTCTTCCCAACGGAACATTGGTTCAAACCGGTGGATACAACGATGGTGAGCGTGCTGCTCGAATGTTTAGCCCTTGTGGTTATAGTGATACATGTGATTGGATTGAGTTTCCTCAGTATCTATCCCAACGTAGATGGTATGCCACCAACCAAATATTACCCGATGGACGGATCATTGTGgtcggaggaagaagacagTTCAACTATGAACTTTTTCCCCGACATGATTCTCGGTCTAGAAGCTCAAGACTTGAGTTTCTTAGAGAAACTTCAGATGGAAGTAACGAGAACAACTTATATCCGTTCATACATCTTTTACCTGATGGAAACTTATTTGTCTTCGCTAACACAAGATCCATTGTGTTCGATTACAAAAAGAACCGAATCGTGAAAGAGTTTCCAGAGATTCCAGGTGGTGATCCAAGGAACTATCCAAGCAGTGGTTCTTCTATACTATTTCCATTAGATGATACCAACGATGCTAACGTAGAAGTTGAGATAATGGTATGTGGAGGCTCTCCTAAAGGCGGCTTCTCACGTGGATTCACACGTGCCACCTCCACATGCGGGAGGCTAAAACTATCCGATCAGAGTCCAAGTTGGGAAATGGAAACCATGCCATTGCCACGTGTTATGGGAGACATGCTACTCTTACCAACAGGTGACGTCATCATCGTAAACGGAGCCGGAGCTGGCACGGCCGGTTGGGAGAAAGCACGTGACCCGATTATCCAACCTGTGATATATCAACCGTTTGATCATCTCTTCACCGTTATGTCCACACCATCACGTCCTAGGATGTACCATTCCTCAGCGATTTTATTACCAGACGGTCGGGTTTTAGTTGGTGGAAGTAATCCTCACGTTTATTACAACTTTACCAACGTCGAGTATCCAACGGATTTAAGCCTCGAGGCTTATTCTCCACCATATCTATTTTTCACATCCGACCCAATACGTCCCAAGATATTATTGACAAGCGACAAAGTATTGAGTTACAAGAGATTGTTTAACGTGGATTTCTCCATAGCTCAGTTTCTGACCGTTGATCTTCTCTCTGTGAGGATAGTTGCACCATCTTTCACTACACACTCCTTTGCGATGAATCAGAGGATGGTAATCTTGAAGCTACTCTCTGTGACGCGTGACCAGCTAACAAATTCTTATAGAGTCAGTGCATTGGGTCCATCAACGGCTGAGATTGCTCCTCCGGGATACTATATGATATTTCTGGTGCATGCAGGTATACCAAGCTCAGCCGCTTGGGTGCAGATTGAGTGA
- a CDS encoding exostosin family protein — translation MFSHQKWKFSWSQIATVASVIVLVSLVHLFLGPVVPSFDSITVRQAQNLCGPSNESISQVTKNSSQSLVVVAFDRRFPADSHGAVVYRNASWKAEIGQWLSSCDAVAKEVDIIEPIGGRKCMSDCSGQGVCNHEFGLCRCFHGFTGEDCSQKLRLDCNYEKTPEMPYGKWVVSICSRHCDTTRAMCFCGEGTKYPNRPVPESCGFQINSPTNPDEPKMTDWSKPDLDILTTNSSKQGWCNVDPEDAYAMKVKIKEECDCKYDCLWGRFCEIPVQCTCVNQCSGHGKCRGGFCQCDKGWFGTDCSIPSTLSTVGEWPQWLRPAHLEVPSEKNVPGNLINLSAVVKKKRPLIYIYDLPPDFNSLLIEGRHFKFECVNRIYDERNATVWTDYLYGSQMAFYENILATAHRTMNGEEADFFFVPVLDSCIINRADDAPHINMQNHTGLRSSLTLEFYKRAYEHIVEKYPYWNRSAGRDHIWFFSWDEGACYAPKEIWNSMMLVHWGNTNSKHNHSTTAYFGDNWDDISDERRGDHPCFDPRKDLVIPAWKVPDPYSMRKNYWERPREKRKTLFYFNGNLGPAYEKGRPEDSYSMGIRQKLAEEFGSSPNKEGKLGKQHAEDVIVTPLRSDNYHKDIANSIFCGAFPGDGWSGRMEDSILQGCVPVIIQDGIYLPYENMLNYESFAVRVNEDDIPNLINTLRGFSEAEIQFRLGNVKELWQRFLFRDSILLEAERQKATYGHEEDWAVQFSKLKHDDIFATIIQTLHFKLHNDPWRREQAVNRTKDYGLPQECLHKTS, via the exons ATGTTTTCTCACCAGAAATGGAAGTTCTCATGGTCTCAGATAGCCACTGTTGCTTCTGTCATTGTTCTCGTTTCCTTGGTTCATCTGTTTCTTGGTCCTGTAGTGCCTTCTTTTGATTCTATTACTGTAAGACAAGCTCAGAATCTTTGTGGACCAAGTAATGAATCAATCTCACAAGTGACTAAGAATTCAAGTCAATcccttgttgttgttgccttTGATCGCCGCTTTCCTGCTGACTCACACGGTGCAGTAGTTTATCGTAATGCCTCGTGGAAAGCTGAGATCGGACAATGGCTTTCTAGTTGTGATGCAGTTGCTAAAGAAGTTGACATTATtgaa ccAATTGGTGGGAGAAAGTGTATGAGTGATTGTAGTGGTCAAGGTGTTTGTAACCATGAATTTGGATTATGTCGTTGCTTCCATGGATTTACAG GAGAAGATTGTTCACAAAAGCTTCGTTTAGATTGCAATTATGAGAAAACACCAGAGATGCCATACGGAAAATGGGTTGTTTCGATTTGTTCCAGACATTGTGACACCACAAGAGCAATGTGCTTTTGTGGAGAAGGCACAAAATATCCAAACCGTCCAGTGCCAGAGTCATGTGGATTTCAAATCAA TTCGCCGACGAATCCTGATGAACCTAAAATGACAGATTGGTCGAAACCAGACTTAGATATTCTAACAACAAACAGTAGCAAACAAGGATGGTGCAATGTGGATCCAGAAGATGCATATGCTATGAAGGTGAAAATCAAAGAGGAATGTGACTGTAAATATGATTGTCTTTGGGGACGGTTCTGCGAAATTCCAGTACAATGCACCTGCGTTAATCAGTGCTCTGGACATGGCAAATGCAGAGGAGGTTTCTGCCAG TGTGATAAAGGCTGGTTTGGAACAGATTGTAGTATTCCATCCACTCTCTCGACGGTAGGAGAGTGGCCACAGTGGCTTCGACCAGCACATCTTGAAGTTCCAAGTGAAAAAAATGTCCCTGGTAATCTCATTAATCTGAGTGCTgtggtgaagaaaaaaaggccTCTTATATACATCTATGATCTACCCCCAGACTTCAACAGTCTACTTATTGAG gGCCGgcattttaaatttgaatgcGTTAATAGGATCTATGATGAGAGGAATGCAACAGTATGGACAGATTATCTATATGGTTCCCAG atgGCATTCTACGAGAACATCTTGGCCACCGCTCATCGTACAATGAATGGAGAAGAGGCagatttcttctttgttcctGTTCTGGATTCATGCATTATAAATCGTGCTGATGATGCACCTCACATTAACATGCAG AATCATACTGGATTAAGAAGCTCACTTACCTTAGAGTTCTACAAAAGGGCTTATGAACACATTGTTGAGAAATATCCATACTGGAACCGCTCAGCTGGAAGAGACCATATTTGG TTTTTCTCATGGGATGAAGGTGCTTGCTATGCTCCTAAAGAGATATGGAATAGCATGATGCTAGTTCACTGGGGTAACACAAACTCTAAGCACAACCATTCAACAACAGCTTATTTTGGTGATAACTGGGATGATATATCTGATGAGAGGAGAGGAGATCATCCTTGCTTTGACCCCCGCAAAGATCTCGTGATTCCAGCCTGGAAAGTTCCTGACCCTTACTCAATGCGCAAAAATTACTGGGAAAG GCCACGGGAGAAGCGGAAAACATTGTTTTACTTCAATGGGAATCTCGGACCTGCTTATGAAAAGGGAAGGCCTGAAGATTC GTATAGCATGGGAATCAGGCAGAAGCTAGCAGAAGAGTTTGGTTCTAGCCCTAACAAAGAAGGTAAGCTTGGGAAGCAGCACGCAGAAGATGTGATTGTAACTCCATTGCGTTCCGACAATTACCACAAGGACATAGCCAATTCAATCTTCTGTGGTGCGTTCCCTGGAGATGGTTGGAGTGGACGCATGGAAGATAGTATCTTACAAGGATGTGTTCCAGTCATCATTCAG GACGGAATCTACTTGCCATATGAGAACATGCTCAATTATGAAAGTTTTGCAGTTCGTGTCAATGAAGATGACATTCCCAATCTCATAAACACTCTGCGA GGATTCAGTGAGGCAGAGATACAATTCAGACTGGGTAATGTAAAGGAGCTCTGGCAAAGATTCTTGTTCCGAGACTCGATTTTGCTTGAAGCAGAGAGACAAAAAGCTACTTATGGACATGAAGAAGACTGGGCTGTTCAATTCTCTAAACTGAAGCACGATGATATCTTCGCTACTATCATACAAACTCTGCATTTCAAGCTACACAACGATCCATGGAGACGAGAGCAAGCCGTAAACCGGACTAAAGATTATGGTTTGCCGCAAGAATGTCTCCATAAAACCAGCtga
- a CDS encoding exostosin family protein (exostosin family protein; FUNCTIONS IN: catalytic activity; LOCATED IN: endomembrane system, membrane; EXPRESSED IN: 21 plant structures; EXPRESSED DURING: 13 growth stages; CONTAINS InterPro DOMAIN/s: Exostosin-like (InterPro:IPR004263), EGF-like (InterPro:IPR006210); BEST Arabidopsis thaliana protein match is: FRA8 homolog (TAIR:AT5G22940.1); Has 35333 Blast hits to 34131 proteins in 2444 species: Archae - 798; Bacteria - 22429; Metazoa - 974; Fungi - 991; Plants - 531; Viruses - 0; Other Eukaryotes - 9610 (source: NCBI BLink).) — MFSHQKWKFSWSQIATVASVIVLVSLVHLFLGPVVPSFDSITVRQAQNLCGPSNESISQVTKNSSQSLVVVAFDRRFPADSHGAVVYRNASWKAEIGQWLSSCDAVAKEVDIIEPIGGRKCMSDCSGQGVCNHEFGLCRCFHGFTDCSQKLRLDCNYEKTPEMPYGKWVVSICSRHCDTTRAMCFCGEGTKYPNRPVPESCGFQINSPTNPDEPKMTDWSKPDLDILTTNSSKQGWCNVDPEDAYAMKVKIKEECDCKYDCLWGRFCEIPVQCTCVNQCSGHGKCRGGFCQCDKGWFGTDCSIPSTLSTVGEWPQWLRPAHLEVPSEKNVPGNLINLSAVVKKKRPLIYIYDLPPDFNSLLIEGRHFKFECVNRIYDERNATVWTDYLYGSQMAFYENILATAHRTMNGEEADFFFVPVLDSCIINRADDAPHINMQNHTGLRSSLTLEFYKRAYEHIVEKYPYWNRSAGRDHIWFFSWDEGACYAPKEIWNSMMLVHWGNTNSKHNHSTTAYFGDNWDDISDERRGDHPCFDPRKDLVIPAWKVPDPYSMRKNYWERPREKRKTLFYFNGNLGPAYEKGRPEDSYSMGIRQKLAEEFGSSPNKEGKLGKQHAEDVIVTPLRSDNYHKDIANSIFCGAFPGDGWSGRMEDSILQGCVPVIIQDGIYLPYENMLNYESFAVRVNEDDIPNLINTLRGFSEAEIQFRLGNVKELWQRFLFRDSILLEAERQKATYGHEEDWAVQFSKLKHDDIFATIIQTLHFKLHNDPWRREQAVNRTKDYGLPQECLHKTS, encoded by the exons ATGTTTTCTCACCAGAAATGGAAGTTCTCATGGTCTCAGATAGCCACTGTTGCTTCTGTCATTGTTCTCGTTTCCTTGGTTCATCTGTTTCTTGGTCCTGTAGTGCCTTCTTTTGATTCTATTACTGTAAGACAAGCTCAGAATCTTTGTGGACCAAGTAATGAATCAATCTCACAAGTGACTAAGAATTCAAGTCAATcccttgttgttgttgccttTGATCGCCGCTTTCCTGCTGACTCACACGGTGCAGTAGTTTATCGTAATGCCTCGTGGAAAGCTGAGATCGGACAATGGCTTTCTAGTTGTGATGCAGTTGCTAAAGAAGTTGACATTATtgaa ccAATTGGTGGGAGAAAGTGTATGAGTGATTGTAGTGGTCAAGGTGTTTGTAACCATGAATTTGGATTATGTCGTTGCTTCCATGGATTTACAG ATTGTTCACAAAAGCTTCGTTTAGATTGCAATTATGAGAAAACACCAGAGATGCCATACGGAAAATGGGTTGTTTCGATTTGTTCCAGACATTGTGACACCACAAGAGCAATGTGCTTTTGTGGAGAAGGCACAAAATATCCAAACCGTCCAGTGCCAGAGTCATGTGGATTTCAAATCAA TTCGCCGACGAATCCTGATGAACCTAAAATGACAGATTGGTCGAAACCAGACTTAGATATTCTAACAACAAACAGTAGCAAACAAGGATGGTGCAATGTGGATCCAGAAGATGCATATGCTATGAAGGTGAAAATCAAAGAGGAATGTGACTGTAAATATGATTGTCTTTGGGGACGGTTCTGCGAAATTCCAGTACAATGCACCTGCGTTAATCAGTGCTCTGGACATGGCAAATGCAGAGGAGGTTTCTGCCAG TGTGATAAAGGCTGGTTTGGAACAGATTGTAGTATTCCATCCACTCTCTCGACGGTAGGAGAGTGGCCACAGTGGCTTCGACCAGCACATCTTGAAGTTCCAAGTGAAAAAAATGTCCCTGGTAATCTCATTAATCTGAGTGCTgtggtgaagaaaaaaaggccTCTTATATACATCTATGATCTACCCCCAGACTTCAACAGTCTACTTATTGAG gGCCGgcattttaaatttgaatgcGTTAATAGGATCTATGATGAGAGGAATGCAACAGTATGGACAGATTATCTATATGGTTCCCAG atgGCATTCTACGAGAACATCTTGGCCACCGCTCATCGTACAATGAATGGAGAAGAGGCagatttcttctttgttcctGTTCTGGATTCATGCATTATAAATCGTGCTGATGATGCACCTCACATTAACATGCAG AATCATACTGGATTAAGAAGCTCACTTACCTTAGAGTTCTACAAAAGGGCTTATGAACACATTGTTGAGAAATATCCATACTGGAACCGCTCAGCTGGAAGAGACCATATTTGG TTTTTCTCATGGGATGAAGGTGCTTGCTATGCTCCTAAAGAGATATGGAATAGCATGATGCTAGTTCACTGGGGTAACACAAACTCTAAGCACAACCATTCAACAACAGCTTATTTTGGTGATAACTGGGATGATATATCTGATGAGAGGAGAGGAGATCATCCTTGCTTTGACCCCCGCAAAGATCTCGTGATTCCAGCCTGGAAAGTTCCTGACCCTTACTCAATGCGCAAAAATTACTGGGAAAG GCCACGGGAGAAGCGGAAAACATTGTTTTACTTCAATGGGAATCTCGGACCTGCTTATGAAAAGGGAAGGCCTGAAGATTC GTATAGCATGGGAATCAGGCAGAAGCTAGCAGAAGAGTTTGGTTCTAGCCCTAACAAAGAAGGTAAGCTTGGGAAGCAGCACGCAGAAGATGTGATTGTAACTCCATTGCGTTCCGACAATTACCACAAGGACATAGCCAATTCAATCTTCTGTGGTGCGTTCCCTGGAGATGGTTGGAGTGGACGCATGGAAGATAGTATCTTACAAGGATGTGTTCCAGTCATCATTCAG GACGGAATCTACTTGCCATATGAGAACATGCTCAATTATGAAAGTTTTGCAGTTCGTGTCAATGAAGATGACATTCCCAATCTCATAAACACTCTGCGA GGATTCAGTGAGGCAGAGATACAATTCAGACTGGGTAATGTAAAGGAGCTCTGGCAAAGATTCTTGTTCCGAGACTCGATTTTGCTTGAAGCAGAGAGACAAAAAGCTACTTATGGACATGAAGAAGACTGGGCTGTTCAATTCTCTAAACTGAAGCACGATGATATCTTCGCTACTATCATACAAACTCTGCATTTCAAGCTACACAACGATCCATGGAGACGAGAGCAAGCCGTAAACCGGACTAAAGATTATGGTTTGCCGCAAGAATGTCTCCATAAAACCAGCtga
- a CDS encoding Protein kinase superfamily protein (Protein kinase superfamily protein; FUNCTIONS IN: protein kinase activity, ATP binding; INVOLVED IN: protein amino acid phosphorylation; CONTAINS InterPro DOMAIN/s: Protein kinase, catalytic domain (InterPro:IPR000719), Serine-threonine/tyrosine-protein kinase (InterPro:IPR001245), Protein kinase-like domain (InterPro:IPR011009); BEST Arabidopsis thaliana protein match is: Protein kinase superfamily protein (TAIR:AT1G65250.1); Has 19152 Blast hits to 18939 proteins in 410 species: Archae - 0; Bacteria - 70; Metazoa - 1065; Fungi - 99; Plants - 17549; Viruses - 14; Other Eukaryotes - 355 (source: NCBI BLink).), with translation MEWWKKKSLRAIIKRERLVRGHERGGTLLEEIIKSCNGKANPIKIFSADQILEATDTFSESNRVSELFDEIPYDWYYSGKNNNHHHHHKLLLIKKWRYRFSEHNGGNFCRDIAISSIVSGHKNFMQLVGCCLESEHPVLVYRASKKPTSLDLKMVVSWRQRLKIAEEIATALAYLHTAFPRPFVYRILRLEDILLDDEDGVAKLCNFSYCVSIPQGETFVKLGNGCIGGDYDYMDDNYLINGIVSEKTDAFGFGIFMQKLLMGEERFHELCYDRSDLTTFENRRKFAKCIDEIVDSNMLEKIGDVTEEERCRMEAFIVLSERCIGLRGEVPKMVEVAKELKRFLRDSSSSCGETSL, from the coding sequence ATGGAgtggtggaagaagaagagtttacGAGCCATAATTAAAAGGGAGAGATTGGTCCGAGGACACGAGAGAGGTGGGACATTGCTagaagagatcatcaaatCTTGCAATGGCAAAGCAAATCCCATCAAAATATTCTCCGCTGATCAAATCCTAGAAGCCACCGACACTTTCAGCGAATCCAATCGTGTTTCTGAACTATTCGATGAGATTCCATACGATTGGTATTATTCAGGTAAAAACAataaccatcatcatcatcataaactGTTACTCATCAAGAAATGGAGATATAGATTTAGTGAGCATAACGGAGGAAACTTTTGCCGTGACATAGCCATCTCATCGATTGTTAGTGGTCATAAAAACTTCATGCAATTGGTTGGATGTTGTCTTGAATCTGAACATCCAGTTTTGGTTTATCGTGCATCAAAGAAACCTACTAGTTTAGATCTGAAAATGGTTGTGTCATGGAGACAAAGATTGAAAATAGCAGAGGAGATTGCAACTGCTTTAGCTTATCTTCACACTGCGTTTCCAAGACCTTTCGTATATAGGATTCTGCGTTTAGAAGATATCTTAttggatgatgaagatggtgtTGCTAAGTTGTGTAACTTCTCCTACTGTGTCTCTATTCCACAAGGAGAAACATTTGTGAAGCTTGGTAATGGTTGTATAGGTGGAGATTATGATTACATGGATgataattatttgattaatggTATTGTCTCGGAGAAAACTGATGCGTTTggatttggtatttttatgCAAAAGCTTCTGATGGGAGAAGAGAGATTTCATGAGCTTTGTTATGATCGGAGTGACTTGACAACttttgaaaacagaagaaagttTGCAAAATGCATTGATGAGATTGTCGATTCAAACATGTTAGAGAAAATAGGTGATGTTACAGAAGAAGAGCGTTGTCGAATGGAAGCTTTCATTGTCCTCTCGGAAAGATGCATTGGTCTTAGAGGGGAAGTTCCAAAAATGGTTGAAGTTGCCAAAGAACTAAAAAGATTCCTtagagattcttcttcttcttgtggtgAAACAAGTTTATAG